One genomic segment of Primulina tabacum isolate GXHZ01 chromosome 9, ASM2559414v2, whole genome shotgun sequence includes these proteins:
- the LOC142504424 gene encoding uncharacterized protein LOC142504424 encodes MSNINNFNDPLFLHPSDAPGMTIVSEQLTGVENYGIWSRAMLIALRAKNKTAFIDGTCARPPAGSPTSNQWERCNALILSWIMNSVSKNIFGGIVYSSDASVVWSDLKDQFDKVNGSRIFSIHRELGKLTQGNDTISVYFCRLKQLWDEYSSLVVLPSCECTAARKYVEHDQQHRLLQFLMGLNDSYMHIRTVAHNVTGDIVEPSPKTAARSGSSFTPAQYAEILQLLEGTALISSHTNAAAKPLQGTDTSAANMAGQFHDSAQADWIIDTGANEHMTGNFHCCAGDCVLTSVYLINRTPSPLLNNKTPFEVIFGKTPSYEHLKVFGCLCYAASLHISHKFSPRANPCVFLGYYVLQKGYKVMDLDTKRFFVSRDVVFHESHFPFAAKSRSNPFFPASKSFFDSSPLEDHHLFADLDTSSIPVNNVDEVPSIPVHTTPPIPLRRSSRVAQPPTWTKDFSCPTLPSSSTTHCHYPISNHINYSTFSPSYQSFLTALSFTTEPRSYHEAIADPRWKNAMDLELAALDSNHI; translated from the exons ATGTCGAACATTAATAATTTCAATGATCCCTTGTTCTTGCACCCGTCTGATGCTCCAGGTATGACTATTGTTAGTGAACAATTAACAGGGGTTGAGAATTATGGCATTTGGAGTCGTGCTATGTTGATCGCCCTTCGTGCTAAGAACAAGACAGCGTTTATCGATGGAACATGCGCGCGACCACCTGCAGGAAGCCCCACTTCGAATCAGTGGGAGAGATGTAATGCTCTCATTTTGTCTTGGATTATGAATTccgtttcaaaaaatatttttggtggaATTGTGTACTCTAGTGATGCCTCAGTGGTATGGTCTGATTTGAAAGATCAATTTGATAAGGTGAATGGTTCGAGAATCTTCTCTATTCACAGAGAACTTGGGAAATTAACACAAGGAAACGACACAATTTCAGTGTATTTTTGTAGACTAAAGCAGCTGTGGGATGAGTATAGTTCATTGGTTGTCTTGCCGTCATGTGAGTGTACTGCTGCTCGAAAGTATGTTGAACATGATCAACAACATCGTTTATTGCAGTTTTTGATGGGACTTAACGATAGCTACATGCAT ATAAGGACAGTAGCTCATAATGTTACTGGAGACATTGTTGAACCATCTCCAAAGACTGCTGCAAGGAGTGGATCAAGCTTCACCCCGGCTCAATATGCTGAGATTTTGCAGTTGCTGGAAGGTACCGCATTAATTTCATCACATACTAATGCAGCTGCTAAACCTCTGCAGGGGACCGACACTAGTGCAGCAAACATGGCTGGACAATTCCATGATAGTGCTCAGGCAGATTGGATCATTGATACCGGGGCCAATGAGCATATGACTGGTAATTTTCATTGCTGCGCG GGAGATTGTGTTCTTACCTCTGTATATCTCATAAATCGAACTCCTAGTCCCCTTCTCAATAACAAAACTCCTTTTGAAGTCATTTTTGGCAAGACCCCCTCCTATGAGCATTTGAAGGTTTTTGGTTGCCTTTGTTATGCTGCGTCTTTACATATCTCTCACAAATTCTCTCCTAGAGCCAACCCTTGTGTGTTTTTGGGTTATTATGTTCTTCAAAAGGGGTACAAAGTCATGGACCTTGATACCAAACGTTTTTTTGTCTCCAGAGATGTTGTTTTCCATGAATCTCACTTTCCATTTGCTGCCAAGTCTCGGTCCAACCCTTTTTTCCCTGCCTCAAAATCGTTTTTTGATTCTTCCCCACTGGAAGATCATCACTTGTTCGCTGATCTTGACACTTCATCTATTCCAGTAAATAACGTTGATGAAGTGCCCTCAATTCCAGTCCACACAACACCTCCTATTCCCTTGAGAAGATCATCTCGAGTTGCTCAGCCACCCACttggacaaaagatttttcctGTCCTACTTTACCTAGTTCCTCCACTACTCATTGCCACTATCCCATTTCGAATCATATTAACTACTCAACTTTTTCTCCATCTTATCAAAGCTTTTTAACTGCCCTTTCTTTTACCACCGAACCACGATCTTACCATGAGGCAATCGCGGATCCTAGGTGGAAGAATGCAATGGATTTAGAACTAGCAGCCTTGGATTCTAACCATATATGA